From one Planktothrix agardhii NIES-204 genomic stretch:
- a CDS encoding serine/threonine protein kinase, with protein sequence MSYCVNPACPQPENLDDALKCKACGSKLLLRNRYQVIQPLGKGGFGATFLAQDMSLPGRPNCVVKQLRPTATSARILEMARELFQREAKTLGKIGDHPQIPRLIDYFIVGKQFYLVQEYVDGYTLKQEVKEKGIFDEAQAKKFLREIIPILDYIHSQEVIHRDIKPANILRRRIDQNLVLIDFGAVKDQVNQATMMGTGQTAFTNFAIGTSGFAPPEQMALRPVYASDIYAVGMTCVYLMTGKSPNSFESNQITGEILWQPHLDVSDSFCSILQRMLEFSVQYRYQSAQDVLRALDSESSYEGLSGSMVMQQKSNSTSNSKLPTPTDEPTVFNENTGLMLTSEKIGAQIRERKQRLGQKKSGKIGGDQDIYDQTALVSGFGANQGAPVSMICDSGANKKVNSASVPVNSAPKWNENTLKTAYVKGRRDFADCKLSGLNLENFDWSGANFYESRLSNTNFQGADLTEVNFGRARLTNVNFRNAKLVKAYMSNANLERADLRGANLRNACLNRANLRGVNLCGANLTDAIVTDEQLAMAKMNGRTIRPNGKRKSWWWFWF encoded by the coding sequence ATGAGCTACTGTGTTAATCCAGCCTGCCCTCAACCTGAGAATTTAGATGATGCCCTCAAGTGCAAGGCTTGTGGTTCAAAATTGCTGCTGAGAAATCGCTATCAGGTGATTCAACCTTTGGGTAAAGGCGGATTTGGGGCAACGTTTCTAGCTCAAGATATGTCCCTACCCGGACGTCCGAATTGTGTGGTCAAACAACTGCGACCCACGGCGACATCCGCTCGAATTTTAGAAATGGCAAGGGAGTTATTTCAACGGGAAGCAAAAACCCTGGGTAAAATTGGTGATCATCCCCAGATTCCTCGGCTCATTGATTATTTTATCGTGGGAAAACAATTTTATTTGGTACAAGAATATGTGGATGGCTATACTTTAAAACAAGAGGTCAAGGAAAAGGGTATTTTTGACGAGGCACAAGCCAAAAAATTTCTGCGGGAAATTATTCCCATATTAGATTATATTCACAGTCAAGAAGTGATTCATCGAGATATTAAACCTGCTAATATTTTACGTCGGCGAATTGATCAAAATTTAGTTTTAATTGATTTTGGAGCGGTAAAAGATCAAGTTAACCAAGCTACAATGATGGGCACTGGACAGACGGCTTTTACTAATTTTGCCATCGGGACATCGGGGTTTGCTCCCCCCGAACAAATGGCTTTACGTCCGGTTTATGCCAGTGATATTTATGCGGTGGGCATGACCTGTGTTTATTTGATGACTGGGAAGTCTCCTAATTCCTTTGAAAGTAATCAAATTACCGGGGAAATTTTGTGGCAACCCCATCTGGATGTGAGTGATTCTTTTTGCAGTATATTGCAACGAATGTTAGAATTTTCGGTGCAGTATCGCTATCAATCGGCGCAAGATGTTCTGCGAGCATTAGATTCTGAATCTAGTTATGAAGGTCTTTCAGGAAGCATGGTAATGCAGCAGAAGTCTAACTCAACTTCTAACTCCAAATTACCAACTCCTACGGATGAACCTACTGTTTTCAATGAAAATACCGGGTTGATGTTGACTTCAGAAAAAATAGGTGCACAAATTCGAGAAAGGAAACAACGGTTAGGGCAAAAAAAATCAGGAAAGATTGGAGGAGATCAGGATATTTATGATCAAACTGCTCTAGTGAGTGGTTTCGGTGCTAATCAAGGCGCTCCAGTTAGTATGATCTGTGATTCTGGTGCGAATAAAAAAGTTAATTCTGCTTCTGTCCCTGTAAATTCAGCCCCAAAATGGAATGAAAACACATTAAAAACTGCTTATGTAAAGGGTAGACGGGATTTTGCGGACTGTAAATTAAGTGGTTTAAATTTGGAAAATTTTGATTGGTCTGGGGCTAATTTTTATGAATCCCGTTTAAGTAATACGAATTTTCAAGGGGCCGATTTAACAGAAGTTAATTTTGGTCGGGCAAGATTAACGAATGTTAATTTCAGAAATGCTAAATTAGTTAAAGCCTATATGAGTAATGCTAATTTAGAACGGGCAGATCTTCGGGGTGCAAATTTGAGAAATGCCTGTTTAAATCGGGCTAATTTGCGAGGGGTGAATCTTTGTGGTGCTAATCTTACGGATGCCATTGTCACCGATGAACAATTAGCCATGGCTAAAATGAATGGGCGCACAATTAGACCAAATGGAAAACGAAAAAGTTGGTGGTGGTTCTGGTTTTAA
- a CDS encoding ABC transporter related has product MIKDGNKGKTPRIKVEPVDFKDNLVLSKHSESLEPLIELKGVSKAFGSQMILDRVDLTIYRGEALGIIGPSGTGKSTILRIIAGLLPPDEGEVYILGKKRQGWVDDITDPIGIAMVFQQAALFDSLTVTENIGFLLYQHTKLPSKKIRELVNEKLEMVGLPNIGDQYPAELSGGMRKRVSFARAIMPNPENPRETPEVILYDEPTAGLDPIASTVIEDLIRDLQHSGKGCSTYSIVTHQDSTIRRTADRIVFLYQGLVQWQGTIQEAFTTDSAIVKQFFSGSIDGPIKVAK; this is encoded by the coding sequence ATGATCAAAGACGGTAACAAGGGAAAAACTCCGAGGATTAAGGTTGAACCCGTCGATTTTAAGGATAACTTGGTTTTATCAAAGCACTCGGAATCTTTAGAACCTTTAATTGAATTAAAAGGGGTGAGTAAAGCCTTTGGTTCCCAAATGATTTTGGATCGGGTTGATTTAACGATTTATCGGGGAGAAGCATTGGGAATTATTGGCCCTTCAGGAACGGGAAAATCAACGATTTTGCGAATTATTGCCGGACTTTTGCCCCCCGATGAAGGAGAAGTTTATATATTAGGAAAAAAACGGCAAGGATGGGTCGATGATATTACTGATCCGATTGGAATTGCTATGGTATTTCAACAGGCGGCTTTATTTGATTCTTTAACGGTGACGGAAAATATTGGTTTTTTACTATATCAACATACAAAATTACCTTCTAAAAAAATTAGGGAATTAGTTAATGAGAAATTGGAGATGGTCGGGTTGCCAAATATTGGCGATCAATATCCCGCCGAATTATCAGGAGGAATGCGAAAACGGGTGAGTTTTGCCCGGGCGATTATGCCAAATCCAGAAAATCCCAGGGAGACACCAGAGGTAATTTTATATGACGAACCCACCGCCGGGTTAGATCCGATTGCATCAACGGTTATTGAGGATTTAATTAGGGATTTACAACATAGTGGCAAAGGTTGCAGTACCTATAGTATTGTGACCCATCAAGATAGTACCATTCGACGGACGGCCGATCGGATTGTTTTTCTATATCAAGGTTTAGTGCAATGGCAAGGAACAATTCAGGAAGCATTTACCACCGATAGCGCGATCGTCAAACAGTTTTTTAGTGGTAGTATTGATGGGCCGATTAAAGTTGCTAAATAA
- the pheT gene encoding phenylalanyl-tRNA synthetase beta subunit, translated as MRISLNWLQELVDIQNTPQELSEILTMAGFEVEDIEDLRSWADGVVLGKIIQAEQHPNADKLRVCQVDIGASDPLNIVCGASNAASGMVVAVAVLGTHLPKINLTLKKTKLRGVPSEGMICSLAELGLEKDSAGIHSFNLENPALGSDIRPLLGLDDVILDVTATANRADGLSMVGIAREIAALTGANLRIPQPPELLIEQPDQSESLAIEIADKTACPIYIGTIIQGVKIAPSPEWLQRRLQAAGVRPINNVVDITNYILLEWGQPLHAFDLDRIKQLTSSQDLTVGVRFAKSDESLKTLDGQTRKLQEQNLLITANNYPVALAGVMGGEETEVFAQTQNLLLEAAIFSPIAIRRSARAQGLRSEASTRYERGVNQAELELACRRAILLLKQLASGVPVCQESDRSPLEIQTPEITLRLDRINAILGQLKRAESPYLLPEEVEKTLTALGCKCRGGLIQIPVTSKDITEPARTESHGNSVIWQVTVPPYRYRDLEREIDLIEEVARLYGYDQFRDTLPSQGVSGYLPLEQVATRQIRAAFRGEGLTELMHYSLVKTEGDNQVVLDNPLFVEYSALRTEMLTGLIDAFVYNLENGNGPLNGFEIGRIFWKEGDEYKEQNAIAGIMGGDRSFGRWVRSGQEQPLTWFEAKGILEAVFQRLNLTVEYKPESTIELLHPGRTASLWLQGKRLGIFGQLHPQLCQKQDLPNQVYAFEFELSVLLEGMNRPSNLVRKFKPFSTFPASDRDIAFFVPVEVPVSDIQRCITKAAGNLLESVEVFDEYRGKNVPEGQRSLAFRLVYRVSDRTLTDTDIDPFQQKVRDALVQQFNVSLRS; from the coding sequence ATGCGTATTTCTCTAAATTGGTTACAAGAACTGGTAGATATCCAGAACACCCCCCAAGAGTTGTCTGAAATCCTCACAATGGCGGGGTTCGAGGTGGAAGATATTGAAGATTTACGTTCCTGGGCCGATGGGGTTGTCCTGGGGAAAATTATTCAAGCCGAACAACACCCCAATGCTGATAAATTAAGGGTTTGTCAAGTTGATATTGGTGCTTCTGACCCTCTGAATATTGTTTGTGGGGCGTCCAATGCGGCATCGGGAATGGTGGTGGCTGTGGCAGTTTTGGGAACTCATCTTCCTAAAATTAATTTAACACTAAAAAAGACAAAATTACGGGGAGTTCCCTCCGAGGGGATGATTTGTTCTTTAGCTGAATTAGGATTAGAAAAAGACTCGGCGGGAATCCACAGTTTTAACCTGGAAAATCCGGCGTTAGGCAGTGATATTAGACCCTTATTAGGGTTAGATGATGTTATTTTAGATGTGACGGCAACTGCTAACCGCGCCGATGGCTTAAGTATGGTGGGAATTGCCCGTGAAATTGCCGCATTAACCGGGGCAAATTTAAGAATTCCTCAACCTCCAGAGTTATTAATTGAACAGCCAGATCAGTCTGAATCTTTAGCGATTGAAATTGCCGATAAAACCGCTTGTCCGATCTATATTGGTACTATTATTCAAGGGGTGAAAATTGCCCCTTCTCCTGAGTGGTTACAACGCCGTTTACAAGCCGCAGGAGTGCGTCCGATTAATAATGTGGTAGACATCACTAATTACATTTTATTAGAATGGGGACAACCGCTTCATGCCTTTGATTTAGATCGGATAAAACAGTTAACTTCCTCTCAAGATTTAACCGTGGGCGTGCGCTTTGCTAAATCCGATGAATCCCTTAAAACTTTAGATGGTCAAACTCGGAAATTACAGGAGCAAAATCTGTTAATTACCGCCAATAATTATCCGGTGGCTTTAGCGGGAGTTATGGGAGGTGAAGAAACAGAAGTTTTTGCACAAACTCAAAATCTATTGTTAGAAGCAGCTATTTTTTCACCCATCGCTATTCGTCGTTCTGCCCGGGCGCAAGGACTACGCAGCGAGGCTTCTACTCGTTATGAACGCGGGGTGAATCAGGCGGAATTAGAATTGGCTTGTCGGCGGGCTATTTTATTGTTAAAACAGTTGGCTTCTGGGGTTCCTGTTTGTCAAGAAAGCGATCGCAGTCCCCTAGAAATTCAGACTCCTGAAATTACATTAAGGTTAGATCGAATTAATGCTATTTTAGGACAACTGAAACGAGCCGAATCCCCCTATTTATTACCTGAAGAAGTAGAAAAAACCCTGACGGCTTTAGGATGTAAATGTAGGGGTGGGTTAATCCAAATTCCGGTAACTAGCAAAGATATAACAGAACCCGCCCGTACGGAATCTCACGGTAATTCTGTTATTTGGCAAGTTACTGTTCCCCCCTATCGTTATCGAGATTTAGAACGAGAAATTGACTTAATCGAAGAAGTTGCCCGTCTCTACGGATATGATCAATTCCGTGATACATTGCCCAGTCAAGGAGTATCCGGTTATCTTCCCTTAGAACAGGTCGCAACTCGACAAATTCGGGCGGCTTTTCGCGGGGAAGGATTAACGGAATTAATGCACTATTCCCTAGTAAAAACAGAGGGGGATAATCAAGTTGTTTTAGATAACCCTTTGTTTGTGGAATATTCGGCTTTACGCACCGAAATGTTAACCGGATTAATTGATGCCTTTGTTTATAATTTAGAAAATGGAAATGGGCCGTTAAATGGCTTTGAAATCGGCAGAATTTTCTGGAAAGAAGGAGACGAATACAAAGAACAAAATGCCATTGCTGGTATTATGGGAGGCGATCGCAGTTTTGGCCGTTGGGTTAGAAGTGGTCAAGAACAACCCCTAACTTGGTTTGAAGCCAAAGGCATTTTAGAAGCAGTATTTCAACGCTTGAATTTAACCGTTGAATATAAACCGGAATCTACTATAGAATTGTTACACCCCGGACGCACAGCTTCCTTATGGTTACAGGGGAAACGGTTAGGAATTTTCGGACAATTGCATCCGCAACTCTGTCAAAAACAGGATTTACCGAATCAAGTTTATGCCTTTGAATTCGAGTTATCGGTATTATTAGAAGGGATGAATCGCCCCTCTAATTTAGTTCGTAAATTCAAACCTTTTTCTACTTTCCCCGCTTCCGATCGAGATATTGCCTTTTTCGTCCCCGTGGAAGTCCCTGTATCAGATATTCAACGCTGTATTACCAAAGCCGCTGGGAATCTATTAGAATCGGTGGAAGTTTTCGACGAATATCGGGGGAAAAATGTACCTGAAGGTCAGCGTAGTTTGGCTTTTCGTTTAGTTTATCGGGTTAGCGATCGCACTTTAACCGATACCGATATTGACCCCTTTCAACAAAAAGTCCGAGATGCTTTAGTACAACAATTTAACGTCAGTCTCAGAAGTTAG